One Microbacter margulisiae genomic window carries:
- a CDS encoding SusC/RagA family TonB-linked outer membrane protein, translated as MKKRVMFVLIILFSISKIMAQSVSGVVVDAQNQPLPGVAVLVKGTSLGTITNVDGKFTLRDISDARTKTLVFSFIGYQKQEKEIGQATYMHVVLQESTKQMDEVVVVGYGVQKKSLITGAISSVSAKEIDNKQLTRLDDALQGLTSGVTVAQSSGAPGSAPTIRIRGITSINNSDPLYVVDGVVMNGGLEYLNPNDIASIEVLKDAASCAIYGTRASNGVVLVTTKKGKIGEPMRVNYNMQMGIQDAIKKVQLTNATQYAELRNESVMNDGSAPVFANPTSYGAGTDWQNELFSSAPYQSHSLSVSGGGDKSTYYVSLGYIAQKGIVAPSIAYDNRFSLTTNTSYKIGKYVTIGENLSYTYEKNQTGLNTNSEFGGPLSSALNLDPLTPVYVSASTVANDPNNTYASPYILQAPNGMYYGISNIVGQEMTNPLAYEQVQKGNYGWSDNMVGNAYINVNPIKGLNLRSQMNVKKAFWGNESFTPLYYLNPNNNNTNMVSQYRESDQNLTWNWDNTVSYTDQIGLHNFSIMMGMSAEKQTEDGLNVTYQGEPVTNYQDASFNFSLPTTQRIANAYDRQEYALSSYFGRLTYNYDEKYLFSGIVRRDGSSKFGTNNHYGTFPSAQIGWVITREKFFPQNTFLDNLKLRASYGVVGNDMSLNDFQYESIISGGGGSNYVFGTDGLAIGYSTTTPANPNLKWEQTSSLDAGFDAVLLKSLTVTFDYYNKKTTGMLATVQIPGFSGYTSDPWANIDDLTNKGFELEIGYNKSFGKVRLGVQGNIAYNKNTITYLGQGKQYLDGGATFQNSQYPLSRTAVGHPFNAFYGFKELGVFHSQAEIDNYKDKNGNLIQPNAKPGDFKWEDVNGDGVINSNDRTWLGDPYPHYTYGLTVNLGWRNWDFMVFGQGVWGNKIFQAYRRLDITTANYPIAALNAWTTTNSNSNYPRLSDLDPNHNFGNPSNFYLQNGAYFRIKTIQLGYTLPKPWMTAIGFQSVRVFASVSNLFTITQYTGYDPEVGGSSYGIDRGIYPQARTYMFGLNVGI; from the coding sequence ATGAAGAAACGAGTGATGTTTGTTTTGATTATTTTGTTTTCTATAAGCAAAATAATGGCGCAAAGCGTTTCAGGTGTAGTGGTGGATGCCCAAAATCAACCTTTACCTGGAGTAGCTGTGTTAGTTAAAGGTACTTCATTGGGGACTATTACCAATGTAGATGGAAAATTTACATTGAGAGACATTTCTGATGCGCGTACAAAGACCCTGGTGTTTAGTTTTATTGGTTATCAAAAACAGGAAAAAGAGATAGGGCAGGCAACCTATATGCATGTTGTGCTGCAGGAGAGTACCAAACAGATGGATGAAGTTGTCGTTGTCGGGTATGGTGTTCAAAAGAAAAGCTTGATTACCGGTGCAATTTCTTCCGTTTCTGCAAAAGAAATTGATAACAAACAATTAACCCGTTTGGATGATGCGTTACAGGGGCTGACTTCCGGTGTTACTGTAGCACAAAGTTCAGGAGCACCGGGAAGTGCACCTACCATTCGGATTCGGGGTATTACTTCTATTAATAACAGCGACCCTTTATATGTTGTTGATGGAGTTGTTATGAATGGAGGGTTGGAATATCTGAATCCAAATGATATTGCATCGATTGAAGTTTTGAAAGATGCTGCTTCTTGTGCAATTTACGGCACACGCGCCTCCAATGGGGTTGTTTTGGTTACTACTAAAAAAGGGAAAATTGGAGAACCGATGAGAGTGAATTACAACATGCAAATGGGAATTCAGGATGCAATTAAGAAGGTTCAACTTACAAATGCAACCCAATATGCAGAATTACGGAACGAATCGGTTATGAATGACGGAAGTGCTCCTGTATTTGCAAATCCAACTTCTTATGGTGCAGGTACAGACTGGCAAAATGAATTGTTTAGCAGTGCTCCTTATCAAAGCCATAGCTTAAGCGTATCAGGAGGTGGCGATAAATCTACCTATTATGTGTCATTGGGTTATATTGCCCAGAAAGGTATTGTTGCTCCTTCAATTGCTTATGATAACAGGTTTTCTTTGACAACCAACACCAGCTACAAAATTGGGAAATATGTAACGATCGGTGAAAATCTGAGTTATACCTACGAAAAGAATCAAACTGGATTAAATACCAATAGTGAATTTGGAGGGCCGTTAAGTTCTGCATTAAATTTAGACCCTTTGACGCCTGTTTATGTAAGCGCTTCAACGGTTGCGAACGATCCGAATAATACTTACGCATCTCCGTACATACTTCAAGCTCCTAATGGAATGTACTATGGTATTTCCAATATTGTAGGACAAGAAATGACCAATCCACTTGCTTATGAACAAGTACAAAAAGGAAATTATGGGTGGTCGGATAATATGGTTGGTAATGCCTATATTAATGTAAATCCTATCAAAGGTTTGAATTTACGTTCGCAAATGAACGTCAAAAAGGCATTTTGGGGGAATGAATCATTTACTCCTCTTTATTATCTCAATCCGAATAATAATAATACCAATATGGTAAGTCAGTATCGTGAAAGCGATCAAAACCTGACCTGGAACTGGGATAATACTGTATCTTATACTGATCAGATAGGGCTTCACAACTTTTCTATTATGATGGGGATGAGTGCTGAAAAACAAACTGAAGATGGATTGAATGTTACCTATCAGGGAGAACCTGTAACTAACTATCAGGATGCTTCGTTCAACTTTTCCTTACCTACCACGCAGCGTATCGCAAATGCATATGATAGACAGGAATACGCATTAAGCTCCTATTTTGGACGTCTAACCTATAATTATGATGAAAAATATTTGTTCTCAGGCATAGTTCGTCGTGACGGATCTTCTAAATTTGGGACAAATAACCATTATGGAACTTTCCCTTCTGCTCAGATAGGATGGGTAATAACTCGGGAAAAATTTTTCCCGCAAAATACATTCCTTGATAACCTTAAACTTCGTGCTTCTTATGGAGTTGTGGGGAATGATATGTCTTTAAATGATTTTCAATATGAATCCATCATCTCCGGTGGTGGCGGAAGTAATTATGTCTTTGGTACTGATGGCTTGGCAATCGGTTATTCAACTACCACTCCTGCCAATCCAAATCTTAAATGGGAGCAAACAAGTTCGCTTGATGCAGGTTTTGATGCTGTGTTATTGAAAAGTCTTACGGTTACTTTCGATTATTACAATAAAAAGACAACCGGGATGTTAGCGACAGTTCAAATTCCTGGATTTTCGGGGTACACTTCTGACCCGTGGGCAAATATTGACGATTTGACAAACAAGGGATTTGAATTGGAAATTGGGTACAATAAAAGTTTTGGTAAGGTTAGACTAGGTGTTCAAGGAAATATTGCTTATAACAAGAATACAATTACCTATTTAGGTCAAGGCAAACAATATTTAGATGGTGGGGCAACATTTCAAAATTCTCAGTATCCACTCTCTCGTACAGCCGTTGGTCATCCATTTAATGCATTCTATGGATTCAAAGAATTAGGAGTGTTCCATTCACAAGCCGAAATAGATAACTACAAAGATAAAAATGGAAATTTAATCCAGCCAAATGCAAAACCTGGAGATTTCAAATGGGAAGATGTTAATGGCGACGGCGTGATTAATTCAAATGACCGTACATGGTTGGGAGATCCATATCCACACTATACATATGGGTTGACTGTGAATTTAGGCTGGAGAAATTGGGACTTTATGGTATTTGGGCAAGGCGTTTGGGGAAACAAAATATTCCAGGCATATCGCCGATTGGACATTACTACCGCCAATTACCCAATTGCTGCACTGAATGCTTGGACAACTACAAATTCAAATAGTAATTATCCAAGATTATCAGATCTTGATCCAAATCATAATTTTGGCAATCCTTCGAACTTCTATTTGCAAAATGGAGCTTATTTCCGTATCAAAACCATTCAGTTAGGTTATACATTACCGAAACCGTGGATGACAGCTATTGGATTCCAATCAGTCAGAGTTTTTGCCAGTGTTAGCAATTTATTTACGATTACTCAATACACAGGTTATGATCCTGAGGTTGGTGGTAGCAGCTATGGCATTGATCGTGGTATCTATCCACAAGCAAGAACTTATATGTTTGGCCTTAACGTAGGAATTTAA
- a CDS encoding RagB/SusD family nutrient uptake outer membrane protein — MKHNKLLSGLIIAISAVVITSCSDSFLNITPKGESLESNYYSNPSEAYAGLVAAYSALNTETGNTYCSPLGVANSASDDCYAGGGGPSDMSQWQAMNDMTQLTPANMPVDMWNVNFVGVKQCNLILSKINGVPGLSDADKTRYTAEAKFLRAHYYFNLVIWFGNVPLFTTPQTTDEIYAAKQATASEVYAQIEKDLTDAIPDLPVTVPSSENGRATQGAAEALLGKVYLYEKKWADAANILKDVNGDTPGGTSRFGYHLLANYGDIFNPNNKFNAESIFEIQKTGSQNYGWGNWGQYKSNVYSIMVGPRGYSQSGSNSTAPNFLSGWSFDPITPDLVNAMVQNGKYDPRYKYTIINLDSLVQAGQCSYAKSQCYAATGYFMAKYAPLLQYTSSAGTKELNFDQDYIEIRLADTYLMEAEALVMSNTNLSRAQALLDAVRARVGLPSVPVSMTAIKFERRMELATEGERYFDLVRWGDAPSVLDNMANGFSKHFVAGKNEILPIPLSELTNTQMVQNPQY, encoded by the coding sequence ATGAAACACAATAAATTATTAAGCGGACTCATCATAGCAATAAGTGCCGTAGTAATTACATCCTGTTCCGACTCTTTTTTGAATATTACGCCTAAGGGAGAATCGCTCGAATCAAACTATTATTCAAATCCGAGTGAAGCGTATGCAGGATTGGTAGCCGCCTATAGTGCTTTAAATACAGAAACTGGGAATACCTATTGTAGCCCTCTTGGAGTAGCAAATTCAGCTTCGGATGATTGCTATGCCGGAGGAGGAGGTCCTTCTGATATGAGCCAATGGCAGGCCATGAATGATATGACTCAATTGACTCCGGCTAATATGCCTGTTGATATGTGGAATGTCAATTTTGTTGGCGTTAAACAATGTAATTTGATTCTTTCTAAGATTAATGGAGTGCCTGGATTAAGCGATGCTGATAAGACTCGCTATACGGCAGAAGCCAAATTCTTAAGAGCTCATTATTATTTTAATTTGGTAATTTGGTTTGGAAATGTCCCATTATTTACCACTCCGCAAACAACAGATGAAATTTATGCAGCTAAACAAGCTACGGCTTCTGAGGTATATGCACAAATAGAAAAGGATTTGACAGACGCAATTCCGGATTTACCCGTAACTGTTCCTTCGTCAGAAAATGGGCGCGCAACACAAGGTGCTGCTGAAGCTCTTCTGGGCAAAGTTTATTTGTATGAAAAGAAATGGGCTGATGCTGCTAACATTTTGAAAGATGTTAATGGAGATACTCCTGGAGGAACAAGTCGTTTCGGATATCATTTGCTGGCAAATTACGGAGATATTTTCAATCCGAATAATAAGTTTAACGCAGAGTCGATTTTTGAAATTCAAAAAACCGGAAGTCAAAATTACGGATGGGGAAACTGGGGTCAATACAAATCGAATGTCTATAGCATTATGGTAGGGCCGAGAGGTTACTCTCAGTCTGGAAGTAACAGTACGGCTCCAAATTTCTTGTCCGGTTGGAGTTTTGATCCGATTACTCCTGATCTCGTTAATGCAATGGTTCAGAATGGAAAGTATGATCCTCGCTATAAATATACGATTATCAATCTGGATAGTCTGGTTCAGGCAGGCCAATGTAGTTATGCAAAGAGTCAGTGTTATGCTGCTACCGGATATTTTATGGCTAAATATGCTCCTTTACTCCAATATACAAGTAGTGCAGGAACAAAAGAATTAAATTTTGATCAGGATTATATTGAAATTCGTTTAGCTGACACTTATTTGATGGAAGCAGAAGCTTTGGTTATGTCGAATACTAACTTGTCCCGTGCTCAGGCGTTACTTGATGCGGTTAGGGCCAGAGTCGGTTTACCATCTGTTCCGGTATCAATGACAGCTATCAAATTTGAACGTCGCATGGAGCTGGCTACTGAAGGTGAACGCTACTTCGATTTGGTACGTTGGGGAGATGCTCCAAGTGTGTTGGATAATATGGCAAATGGATTTTCAAAACATTTTGTAGCAGGTAAAAATGAAATATTACCTATTCCATTGTCAGAACTGACTAATACGCAAATGGTTCAAAATCCTCAATATTAA
- a CDS encoding glycoside hydrolase family 30 protein, with the protein MPNTGDTIQTPVKTDVTFWMTRADKSVLFQKQTNTSLIFTSSTNNNPTIDIDTTQTYQTIDGFGFALTGVSASLINSLPETTKDALLKELFLTDSTDIGVSYLRISIGASDLSVAPFTYDEVPAGQTDTTLQNFSINQEETDLIPILQKIVALEPSIKIIATPWTAPTWMKTNGSFVGGSLKPEYYNVYARYFVKYIEAMQAAGINITAVTPQNEPLNAYNNPAMVMQSNEEDDFVKNYLGPQFKANHITTKIIIYDHNLDHPEYATDILSDTAAYPYIDGSAFHLYAGDINTMSSVHDLFPNKNVYFTEQYTSSTGNFHDDLDWHIQNLIIGATRNWSKNVLEWNLASDPNLQLHTNGGCSTCLGALTIGTTVTRNVSYYIIAHAAKFVRPGSVRIASSVVDNLPNVAFKTPDGKKVLIVLNTGLSTTTFNIRFNGKIVSPTLMAGAVGTFIW; encoded by the coding sequence ATGCCGAACACAGGTGATACAATACAAACGCCTGTTAAGACTGATGTCACATTTTGGATGACGCGTGCTGATAAGTCGGTTTTGTTCCAGAAACAAACAAATACGAGCCTTATTTTTACTTCGTCAACCAACAATAATCCAACCATTGATATTGATACGACACAAACCTATCAGACAATTGATGGCTTTGGTTTTGCTTTAACCGGAGTTAGCGCTTCATTGATCAACAGTCTCCCGGAAACAACAAAAGACGCGTTATTAAAAGAGCTGTTTTTGACCGATTCGACTGACATTGGAGTAAGCTATTTGCGGATAAGCATTGGTGCATCTGATTTAAGCGTGGCTCCGTTTACGTATGATGAAGTTCCAGCAGGTCAAACAGATACTACATTACAGAACTTTAGTATCAATCAGGAGGAAACGGATTTAATCCCTATCCTTCAGAAAATCGTTGCCCTTGAACCTTCAATTAAGATTATTGCAACACCATGGACGGCTCCAACATGGATGAAAACGAATGGAAGCTTTGTGGGTGGAAGCTTAAAACCAGAATATTATAATGTGTATGCGCGTTATTTTGTGAAATATATAGAGGCTATGCAGGCTGCCGGCATCAACATTACAGCAGTGACGCCTCAAAATGAGCCATTAAATGCATATAATAACCCTGCAATGGTTATGCAATCCAATGAAGAAGATGATTTTGTGAAAAATTATCTTGGACCTCAGTTTAAAGCAAATCATATCACGACTAAGATTATTATATACGATCATAACTTGGATCATCCGGAATATGCCACTGATATTTTAAGTGATACCGCAGCGTATCCTTATATTGATGGTTCTGCATTTCATTTATATGCTGGAGATATTAATACTATGTCCAGTGTACATGATTTATTTCCTAATAAAAACGTTTATTTTACCGAACAATACACTTCTTCTACAGGTAATTTCCACGATGATCTTGATTGGCATATTCAGAATTTAATTATTGGCGCAACGCGTAACTGGAGTAAAAATGTCCTGGAATGGAATCTGGCATCCGATCCTAATTTGCAATTACATACTAACGGAGGATGCTCAACCTGTTTGGGAGCCCTTACCATTGGAACAACGGTGACCCGAAATGTCAGCTATTACATTATTGCACATGCAGCCAAGTTTGTGCGACCAGGTTCGGTACGTATTGCCTCTTCTGTTGTTGATAATCTGCCCAATGTGGCATTTAAGACGCCGGATGGGAAGAAGGTGTTAATAGTACTGAATACGGGTTTGTCAACAACCACTTTCAATATTCGTTTTAATGGAAAGATTGTTTCGCCAACATTAATGGCCGGAGCAGTAGGAACATTTATTTGGTAA
- a CDS encoding glycoside hydrolase family 30 protein, which produces MRAKFAIPLFAALFVLFATFAWGQTTTFSGKKVEVYTTAKNTTLRLSDAGSLQLQPTSQEMNKGNWIFVDPTKTFQSVLGIGGALTDASAETFAKLPEKSQEEFLTAYYNPEKGIGYTLGRTNINSCDFSSDSYTYVANHDSLLKTFSIAHDEKYRIPFIKKIIAATDGNLTLFISPWSPPAWMKSNDDMLHGGKLLPRYRQAWANYFVKFIRAYQAQGIHIWGMTVQNEPLATQIWESCIYTAQDERDFIKNYLGPTLERDGLGSKKIIAWDHNRDLLYYRASVVLNDPQAAKYVWGIGYHWYESWSGGKMMFNNERRVQEAFPNTHLLFTEGCVDRFNFNQVHDWSLGEKYGRSMIHDFNAGTVGWTDWNVLLNEKGGPNHVGNYCFAPIIADTRTGQLIYTNIYYYIGQFSKFVRPGAKRIISSSSSSQLLTTAFINKDGKLAVIVMNPTDTKITYHLWVGGSAAGTASLPHSISTLIVE; this is translated from the coding sequence ATGAGAGCAAAATTTGCTATACCACTATTTGCAGCTTTATTTGTGTTGTTTGCAACGTTCGCATGGGGGCAGACAACTACTTTCTCCGGCAAAAAGGTAGAGGTTTATACTACTGCAAAAAATACAACTTTACGGTTGTCGGATGCAGGTTCGTTGCAATTACAGCCTACGTCTCAGGAGATGAATAAAGGCAACTGGATATTTGTCGATCCGACAAAAACGTTTCAATCAGTGCTGGGCATTGGAGGCGCTTTGACCGATGCTTCGGCAGAAACTTTTGCCAAATTGCCTGAAAAATCGCAGGAAGAATTTCTGACTGCATATTATAATCCTGAAAAAGGAATTGGATATACCCTGGGCAGAACCAATATCAATAGTTGTGATTTTTCCAGTGACAGTTATACCTATGTGGCCAATCATGACTCTTTGCTTAAAACATTTAGCATAGCGCATGATGAAAAATACCGTATTCCATTTATTAAAAAAATTATTGCAGCTACCGATGGGAACCTGACACTTTTTATCAGTCCGTGGAGTCCTCCGGCTTGGATGAAGAGCAATGATGACATGTTGCACGGAGGTAAATTGCTTCCTCGCTATCGTCAGGCGTGGGCAAATTATTTTGTGAAGTTTATTCGTGCCTATCAGGCTCAGGGAATTCACATCTGGGGAATGACAGTACAAAACGAACCGTTAGCCACACAAATTTGGGAATCATGTATTTACACTGCTCAAGACGAACGGGATTTTATTAAAAATTATCTTGGTCCTACTTTGGAGCGTGATGGATTGGGTAGCAAAAAAATTATTGCATGGGATCATAACCGGGATTTGCTCTATTATCGTGCCAGTGTTGTTTTGAATGACCCTCAAGCCGCTAAATATGTTTGGGGTATTGGTTATCATTGGTATGAATCCTGGTCTGGAGGAAAGATGATGTTTAACAATGAAAGACGGGTTCAGGAAGCTTTCCCGAATACCCATCTTCTATTTACGGAAGGATGTGTTGATCGCTTTAATTTCAATCAGGTACATGACTGGAGCCTTGGCGAAAAATATGGACGTTCCATGATTCATGATTTTAATGCCGGTACAGTAGGTTGGACAGACTGGAATGTATTGCTTAACGAAAAAGGGGGGCCAAATCATGTTGGAAATTATTGTTTTGCTCCTATTATTGCCGATACCAGAACGGGGCAACTTATTTACACGAATATTTACTATTACATTGGTCAGTTTTCAAAATTTGTCCGTCCGGGAGCGAAGCGGATTATCAGCTCCTCCAGCAGCAGTCAACTACTTACGACCGCGTTTATCAATAAAGATGGCAAACTTGCTGTTATTGTCATGAATCCGACGGATACCAAAATCACTTATCATCTTTGGGTGGGAGGTAGCGCAGCCGGTACAGCCAGTCTGCCACATTCCATTTCGACTTTAATTGTTGAATAG